The genomic segment GTGAGCACTGATTCAgagctttttaatatttagaattcATCAAGTAAATAAGTCTTTGTAAAATCTAATGGCTATAAATGCAGTTTTAAGAAGATAGATTTTAAATGCAGGGTGGTATGGAATAGAGCTGAGATGCTGGGTCTCTGGGAATATACCCTTTCTCTTTGTCTACCATTTGAATCAGAGTATCATTCGAATCAGAGTACCATTCTGTATCTGCTTGATACATTGGGAGTCTCTGGTTAAGCCCAAAGGAGTGTGTGTTCGTAGGAGTCTTTCGgagctgtgttttttgttttttgaggtctTTCCCCATGTAGTTTCTGTTCAACCCATTATTGttaatactatttatttagtTGCCAGAAACAGCCAGGATTTCTGTATTTGTGATAATAGTTCAGCTTTTGGCATATAAtataaaaggtttatttttggTTCCTCTgtaaatctgttgcattttgtttatttgtagtGTTACGAAGCCGGTCACTTGGAGAACAACATTAATGAATCACGTGCTGCATCTCATTCTAAAGAGTATGGTGGAGGTGCGtatttttgaaacttaaaaaaatgtaatgcaaAATAACTATGAACCACCTGATCAGCTAACTAGAGAAGTTGTTATATATGTTAGCAAGACCAGTGAGATTATATCTTCTAAAACTTGTTtgcccaaggggcacctggctggctcagttggaagagcatgagacttgatctcagggtcatgagtttgagcctcacattgggtgtaacaattacttagaaataaataaaaataagatttctaaaacaacaacaaaaacttgtttGCCCAAATATGCTTCCTAATACAGTGGATGACACTAGAAAATTGGATGGTCATTTTGAGCTTTATGCTGAAATTAGTTACATGGAATTAGAATTATATTAGACTAAAGAAAAGTTAGGAACAATAAAGAATAGTCTCCTACTCAATTTTCTTATTATGTAATTCTCTAACTGAAATCGCTagtttcttggcttttttttttttttttgcttttttaaagattatacttattggggcgcctgggtggctcagtgggttaagccgatgccttcggctcaggtcatgatcccagggtcctgggattgagcccgcatcgggctctctgctcagcagggagcctgcttccctatctctctctctctgcctggttctccgtctacttgtgatctctctctctgtcaaataaataaataaaatctttttaaaaataaataaaaagattatacttatttatttgacagagagagagatcacaagtgggcagagaggcaggcagagggagagggggaagcaggctccctactgagcagacagcctgatttggggctcaatcccaggactctgagaccatgacctgagctgaaggcagaggcttaactcactgagccacccaggtgtgtaCTTTCTTggctttgattcattttttattctatagGACAGAAAATGTGGAATCTGAGTTGAGAGGGAAATTACAAGTCATCTAAGCCTGTTTTTCACAAATAGTCTTAATTTCTTTGTCACATCTATGCTGTTTGGTTAGTGAGCATATACTTGGAAAAGAGAGCTTACATTTTGAGTGTGGTCCCTGTGGTTGCTTCTTttcagggcttttaaaaaaaattattttattttattttttgatgtttattttattttttttttagagagagtgcaagcagggagaggggcagagggagagggagggagaaaattcTAAGCAGCTCCATCCTCAGTgcggagcccagtgcagggctcaattccacgatcctgagatcatgacctgagctaaaatcaagagtcagatggtttacttactgagccacctaagcaccccacGCTTGGAAATCTTTTAGATTACATTTGAATCTGAGTCCTGAAAGTTATACATGGTGATCTTCGTTATGCCTAGAGGGATAGGCAGGCCTTCATTCAATAATAGATATAATATTGTAGTTCAAGCATTTCCTCTACCAGATCCTTTGTTTGCTCAGTCTGTTGCTCTAGGACTGTTAGCATCTAACCCATCTAAAGCTTTACAGAGAGTTAGGGTATTATCCATATTATCCCtgtattaatagaaaaataaggtGAAAGAGGTGGCAGTGTTGGGGTACTAAATCCAGACCTCACCAAACTCATTGCCCCACTACCATGTTGTTATCCACCCCAGATTTTCTCcatgccaattcttttttttttttttttttgacaggaagTTGGATTTATTGGTGGGCATGAATATGACAGGAAGGGATAGTGCTAAGGTTCTCATGAGTGCAGAGCCCTCCATTTGTCCAAGGGACCACGGTTAGGGATGTATTTGACCCCACAACCATCTGGGATAAGCCGCTTTTCAGCCACCATGTCTTCAAATTCATCCGCATTGAACTTAGTAAAGCCCCACTTCTTGGAGATGTGGATCTTCTGGCGGCCAGGGAACTTGAACTTGGCCCTGCGTAGGGCCTCAATCACATGCTCCTTGTTCTGCAGCTTGGTAGGGATGGACATGATGACTTGGCCAATGTGGACCCTGGCTACTGTGCCCTGGGGCTTTCCAAAGGCACCCCGCATACCTGTCTGCAGCCTAAATTGGAGATAGCCATGAGGTCAGACCCCAGCATCCACCAAAAGGGCTGTCTCCAAGGTCCCTTAGGGCAACCCATACAATCAACAGGCTGCATACACTACCGAGGAGGCTACTGTTTGCAGCCATGGCACACTGGGCCCCCACAGACAAAGAGCTCCATGCCAATTCTTTGTAccactttattcattcatcttccaGTGCCATTTATTGAATAGTGTCATTTCTGAGATATTAGTCCAAATTTCAGCATATAGTATCAGATGTGGTCTGCCAGCAAAGGGTATCATGGGAAGGTTATGTCATGGGAAGGTTATGTTACATAAGCTTCCATGTGATTgttttaggaaaggaaaaaaaaaaagactttatatatttatttgagagagtgtgagagtgagcacacaatcagggggaggggcagacgggaagagaagcagactccctgctgagcaggaagcctgacacagggctccatatcaggaccccaggatcatcactgagctgaaggcagacacttaatctacttagccacccaggcagtaCTACATGTGTTCTTAAATGAGCacttaaaaaaggaggggggcacctgggtggctcagtgggttaagccactgccttcggctcaggtcatgatctcagggtcctgggttcgaatcccgcatcgggctctctgctcagcagggagcctgcttccctctctctctctctgcctgcctctctgtctactgtgatctctctctgtcaaataaataaataaaatctttaaaaaaaaatattttatttatctattttttgagagagacaagaGCAGAAGGGgtggagagggggcagaggaagagagagaagcagaccacctgttgaccagggagcctgatggggtgctcaataccaggaccccaggaccatgacctgagccgaaggcggatgctCAATCAGTgcctgagccactgaggcactccTTAAATGTTcacatccttatttatttatttaagaccattttatttatttaattttttttaaagattttatttatttatttgacaagagatcacaagtaggcatagaggcaggcagagagggtggagaagcaggctccccaccgagcctgatgtggggctccatcccaggaccctgcgatcatgacctgagccaaaggcaaaggctttaatccactgagccatccaggcgccctgtaaaTACGCACATCTTTAAATGTAACCCAAGATTATTAAGTTTTCTAGTAAGTAAATCTAGTAGTATATTAGCTTATGTTAACCTTGTGTTCATATATAATTTCACAGATTCACCGGTTTGCTtgcttgccttaaaaaaaaaaaaaaaactttcaaaatactAGCTCTTCTATTTTTGTAGTtcagtttttataaaatgtacaacCTGTACTTTATCTTTTACAAATTTCATCAACTGTTTTAGCTCCTGAGAATTTTGAACTTTTATTCTGCTaccatattaattcttcttttagtCGTAGGTGATTGGAAGCTTTGATAGAGCTTCTCCATCCATCTCCATCAAGCAGTCCCAAGAAAGAGAGTACCAAGCCGGTTTTCCAAAGTCTAGCCTTCATGTTTTTACCTAGCCTAATTATCctgaaacattttatgaagtagCACTTGAGATTCCTCTTTATTTCTATAACAAAAAGTTGAAATATGTATAAGAGACAATGAGGGAGAGACtggaatttcattttataaatatgccTGATTAGAtcatatattatctattttatattgtAGGATGTTCAGGATTTTAGTTCTACAGCATGAATATCCTTTAAGCCACTAAATGTTTTGTAGGAGGTCTCCTCCTTCCCCAAGccagatttttatatttcagcTTTTCATCTTAATCCTTATATTGTATAGTGATATAATTTACTGTCTTTAGTTGTGGAGGTCAGGTTTTAGTATCTTTTCCTGAGTACTAAATGTATTTCCTCCCCATCTATAGGATATTTAAGTCCTTTGAGGAACTATGAAGACGTTTGTTTCATCTTGTAAAATGAAACTGCTTTAACCTACTTACTCATTTTACCATTTAATCTGTATGAGACAGAATTTATATATGTGTAGCTCTTTCCCCAACTAGTTATATAGGTATTGGTAAGTCTTCTCCTTTCTGTGCCCTTTTGCTCATCTACTAAGTTGGGGAATTAAATGGACTTTATGATTAGTTTTGAGGTCCTTTAAGTTGAGGGTAGGATTTCTTGAACATGTGGGTGAATAACCAGCAGATAACGCCTGTTTTCTGTTATAGGCACTACCAAGATATTTGATAAACCAAGGAAGCGAAAACGACAGAGGCATACTATAGCCAAGGTGCactgtaaaaaaatgaaaaatgatgatTCATCAAAAGAAACTCCAACC from the Mustela nigripes isolate SB6536 chromosome 12, MUSNIG.SB6536, whole genome shotgun sequence genome contains:
- the LOC132028466 gene encoding large ribosomal subunit protein uL16-like, coding for MRGAFGKPQGTVARVHIGQVIMSIPTKLQNKEHVIEALRRAKFKFPGRQKIHISKKWGFTKFNADEFEDMVAEKRLIPDGCGVKYIPNRGPLDKWRALHS